The following is a genomic window from Parasegetibacter sp. NRK P23.
TGCAACGGCTACGCTCACCCGTATAATTTCCATCATCACCAGTGGCCCGCGGTTGTACCTTTTGTTGAGCCACAGTTCGGAGTAAGCCGATGTCCTGATCCTTTTGACGGCGATGGCCCATATAAAAGGCGACATGGCGCCTATGGTCACCAGTGCGCCCACCACTTTGGCCGGCCAGCCCGGTGTCCAGGTATGGTAGAGCCAGGGCAAAAGGTATTGTGTGGAAACCAGCAGGATGGCGATGCAGATGATGCTGTTCGTGATGCCGGTGAGCAATACGGAGCGCAGCACGATCTTCCAGTCGCTTTCCGAGGTCATGGTCTGGGTGCTGTTGCTGTAACGTGCCAGGGCGTTCTGCCATTTTTCCGGTAGCAGGGCCTCTATCTTCCGGTGTACGGCCGGACTGAGTTTGATGAGGTACGGCGTGGTAAATGTGGTGATGGCCGAAACGGTAACGGCGATGGGGTAGAGGAATTCGCTGGTCACTTTAAGGGTGAGGCCGAGCGTGGCGATGATGAAAGAAAATTCACCGATCTGGGAAAGACTGAGTCCTGTTTGAACTGATGTTTTCAGCGGTTGACCGGAAACCAGGGCGCCGAGTCCGGAACTGAGGAATTTACCGATTACGGTCACGATGGTAATGAGGAGCACGGGCCATGCGTATTCCACCAGTATCTGCGGGTCGAGCAACATGCCTACGGAAACGAAGAACACGGCGGCGAAGAAGTCTTTCACCGGAAGGATCAGGTGTTCTATCCGCTCCGCTTTGTTGGTTTCCGCGAGCAAGGAACCCATGATGAACGCCCCGAGCGCAGGGGAGAACCCGGCTTGTGTGGTGAGCAGCACCATCATGAGACAGAGCGCACAGGAAACTATGAGCAGGGTTTCATCGCTCAGGAGTTTTTTGATTCTTTTGAAGAAAGTGGGTAAAAGGAATATTCCTGCAATGAACCACAATGCTAGGGAGAAAAGCAGTTTGGCCAGCGAGAACAACAGTTCTCCTCCTGAAAACTGCTGGCTCACGGCGATGGTGCTCAACAAAACGAGGAGCAGTATCGCCACGAGGTCTTCCACAATGAGCACCCCGAAAACCAGCCCGGCGAATTTTTGTGTTTTGATCTGAAGTTCTTCGAACGCGCGTATGATGATGGTGGTGGAGGAGATGGAAAGGATACCGCCCAGGAAGATACTGTCGATCGTGTTCCAGCCCAGTAATTGCCCGGTGAGGAAGCCGAGTCCCAGCATAGTGATCACCTCCACGATCGCGGTGATGGAAGCGGAGCCGCCCACTTTAACGAGTTTTTTAAAACTGAATTCCAGGCCCAGGCTGAACAATAAGAAGATCACGCCGAGTTCCGCCCATACCGTAACGCTCTCGTTATCGATGATGGTGGGAAAGAAACTGAAGTGCGGGCCTACCATGAAGCCCGCGATGATGTAGCCAAGTACCACGGGCTGTTTCAGTTTTTTGAACAGCATGGTGGTGGCGCCCGCTGTGATGAGGATAACCGCGAGGTCGCGGATGAGATCGGGTAAATGAACCATTGGTGTTTTTTGTGCCGGTGAAGGAATGGTTCACGCGAAGACGCAAAGGAGCAAGGACGCAAGGGGCTGTTGATATGCGAATTTCTTAAGAGATAATTCAGTAAGGCAGAATGTTCTTGCAGGAAAGTAGCATCATGAAAGGTGAAAAAGATACCCTTCTATACTTCAGGCTTCCGCGGAAAATAATCGCCTGACTACAAAGCATAAGATGTTTGCATGTAATCAAGGCCTTGCGTCCTTGCTCCTTTGCGTTGCGATGTGCACAGCACAAAGCAATTGCGTGAAAAGATAAAATGAAAAATGAAACACCCCCTCACCAAAACCAATGCACCGGAAACAACAACCTTTTCTGCTGAAAAAAAAGATGCTCCACGAACCCGCCACTGCTTACAGCAATAGCCACGTCAGGATAAGCGAAACGAAACCCTGTTCCCGGAATAAAATCGTGTGTGCATTGCCCCTGCCGTCGTGCCAGCAAAGGCTTTTGAGGCTGACCGTCTTCGCCATTGAGTTGTTGGGGAGGGGCCGCTTTGAGATGAAATTTCTTCCAGGTGGGAGAGGAAGGGGCAGCAAAAAGCCCTTCCTGCTCCGCAAGGGAAAGATTCCCTTTCAACGCGGGCAGGAAGAGCGTTATAAAAAGCAATATTGCTTTCAGAAGATATGTATGGCGTGCACCTTTCACGGGGCAAAGGTACAAAAAACCGCCGGGGCTACCTGAATACCCACTTCATCATCTCTTTCCAGGTCACTTTTTTACCGTACATCAGGATGCCTGTCCTGTATATTTTACCGGCCAGCCAGGTGGTGCCAAGGAAGCCGCCCACGAGTAATGCGAGGGAAAGCAGTATCTGCCACATGGGTACATCGAAGGGGAGCCTGCCCATCATCACGATGGGAGAGGTGAGGGGAAACATACTGCCGAAGAGCGCCAGACCACTGTGCGGATCCTGGATCACCTTGGTGAGGATCACGAACGAGAAGATGATCGGCATCATAATGGGGAGCATCAGTTGTTGTGCGTCTTGCGGGTCTTCATTCACCGAGCTGCCCACGGCCGCGAACAGAGAGGAGTAAAGGAAATAACCACCAAGGAAATAAACAATGAAGTACCCGGCCATTGCCAGGATATTCAGTCCGCCGATATTGGTGAGGGAGAAACCGGACGCTTTTCCGGCGGCCATTCCTGCGGGGGCGTTGCTGGCCATTTGTTCCAACGCGCCGGGGAATATAACGGGCAACAACAGTTGCAGTACGCCCAGCAGCACGAGCCAGATCAGGAACTGTACCAGTCCAACCGCCCCGATGCCGATGATCTTGCCCATCATCAGTTGGAAGGGCTTCACGCTGCTCACCATTACCTCGGCGATACGGTTGGTTTTTTCTTCCATTACGCCACGCATCACCATGCTGCCGTAGATCATCAGCACGAAATACACCAGTAGTCCCATGATGAAGGCCGCCGCCGAAGCGGCTTTCGCGTTGCCTTCTTTCTCCTGGCCATCTTTCAGGCTCACGGATCGGATATCTACATCCGATTTTATTTTGTTGAGTTCATCTACTGAAATGCCTGTTCCCAGCACGGCCTGCATCTGCTTTCTTTCAATCGCCTTGTTGACGCGGCTCTCCATGCGTTCCTGCGTGGCGATGCCTACCTGGTCCTTACCGTATACTACAATGTTGGACGGATTCTTCAGGTCAAGGTTAGCGGGAATATGGAGGTAAGCGTCATACCCTTCTTTGGAGAAGTCGGTTTTATAAGCGTCGGGATTTTTCCCGGAAACAAATGTAAATGTGACATTGGAAGAACCTTCAATCTTGCCTTCAAAAAGATTCGGTTCATCGAGGATCGCGATCTTCTTGCTGCTTTCTCCTTTTACACTGAAATAAATCATGGCCGCGTAGAAGCCGAAGAGCAGCAACGGCAGCAGGATCGTGGTAAGGAGAAAAGTTTTTTTCCGTGTGCGTGAAAAGAATTCACGTTTTATGATGATGAGTGTCTTGTTCATGTGAAATTTGATTGGGAATTAGGAAAGG
Proteins encoded in this region:
- a CDS encoding cation:proton antiporter — its product is MVHLPDLIRDLAVILITAGATTMLFKKLKQPVVLGYIIAGFMVGPHFSFFPTIIDNESVTVWAELGVIFLLFSLGLEFSFKKLVKVGGSASITAIVEVITMLGLGFLTGQLLGWNTIDSIFLGGILSISSTTIIIRAFEELQIKTQKFAGLVFGVLIVEDLVAILLLVLLSTIAVSQQFSGGELLFSLAKLLFSLALWFIAGIFLLPTFFKRIKKLLSDETLLIVSCALCLMMVLLTTQAGFSPALGAFIMGSLLAETNKAERIEHLILPVKDFFAAVFFVSVGMLLDPQILVEYAWPVLLITIVTVIGKFLSSGLGALVSGQPLKTSVQTGLSLSQIGEFSFIIATLGLTLKVTSEFLYPIAVTVSAITTFTTPYLIKLSPAVHRKIEALLPEKWQNALARYSNSTQTMTSESDWKIVLRSVLLTGITNSIICIAILLVSTQYLLPWLYHTWTPGWPAKVVGALVTIGAMSPFIWAIAVKRIRTSAYSELWLNKRYNRGPLVMMEIIRVSVAVALAGITLQQIFMTYYTWLFIVPATIVVFMIFSQKLQQFYQRIETRFLTNLHAKESAEKEREQLLPWDLHLTSFTIEPEFSQVGIPLVELRLREQFGINIVSIERGNKKIHAPAKNVVLYPQDKLGVIGTDEQLERFREYLHLHSGTLSENHSEPVKLEQFVVPAGSPLVNKSIRSTGLREKTSGLVVGIERKGEAMLNPSSETIIQAGDLVWVVGKRTLIRGFLEK
- a CDS encoding ABC transporter permease, producing MNKTLIIIKREFFSRTRKKTFLLTTILLPLLLFGFYAAMIYFSVKGESSKKIAILDEPNLFEGKIEGSSNVTFTFVSGKNPDAYKTDFSKEGYDAYLHIPANLDLKNPSNIVVYGKDQVGIATQERMESRVNKAIERKQMQAVLGTGISVDELNKIKSDVDIRSVSLKDGQEKEGNAKAASAAAFIMGLLVYFVLMIYGSMVMRGVMEEKTNRIAEVMVSSVKPFQLMMGKIIGIGAVGLVQFLIWLVLLGVLQLLLPVIFPGALEQMASNAPAGMAAGKASGFSLTNIGGLNILAMAGYFIVYFLGGYFLYSSLFAAVGSSVNEDPQDAQQLMLPIMMPIIFSFVILTKVIQDPHSGLALFGSMFPLTSPIVMMGRLPFDVPMWQILLSLALLVGGFLGTTWLAGKIYRTGILMYGKKVTWKEMMKWVFR